One genomic window of Streptomyces spiramyceticus includes the following:
- a CDS encoding oxygenase MpaB family protein has translation MKASGPDRQDPAPPPPGGVLWSLAGDVRALLMLPAALTMQVAHPAVGAGVDEHSVFRTDPWGRGERSLHSVQLWVYGGEAAAEEGRRLRQLHRTIQGTDAHGRRYHALNPAYYSWVHATGFPCYQHSMRYLGRALTEAQERQLYAEWLQVGRILGISDRDMPQTLEEFWPYYRKVLADELEATVVVRELIAADKPVPAPDRGPLPVRLLLRALWPVLLPPFARFRAFVTVGYMPPDAREAIGLPWSDAQERRLRRFSRVVRTVVPLLPERLRYLPLAREARTRHRARLRAAQAAAHSN, from the coding sequence ATGAAGGCCAGCGGACCTGACCGGCAGGACCCCGCCCCGCCCCCGCCCGGCGGCGTCCTGTGGTCGCTCGCCGGTGACGTGCGGGCGCTGCTGATGCTGCCCGCCGCACTGACCATGCAGGTCGCGCACCCCGCCGTGGGCGCGGGAGTCGACGAGCACTCCGTCTTCCGTACGGACCCATGGGGCCGCGGAGAGCGTTCGCTGCACTCCGTGCAGCTGTGGGTGTACGGCGGAGAAGCGGCCGCCGAGGAAGGCCGCAGGCTCCGGCAGCTGCACAGGACCATCCAGGGCACCGACGCCCACGGCCGCCGCTACCACGCGCTGAACCCGGCCTACTACTCCTGGGTGCACGCCACCGGCTTCCCCTGTTACCAGCACTCGATGCGCTACCTCGGCCGGGCGCTGACCGAGGCGCAGGAGCGGCAGCTGTACGCCGAGTGGCTCCAGGTCGGCCGGATCCTCGGCATAAGCGACCGGGACATGCCGCAGACCCTGGAGGAGTTCTGGCCGTACTACCGCAAGGTGCTCGCCGACGAGCTCGAAGCGACCGTGGTGGTGCGTGAGCTGATCGCTGCCGACAAGCCGGTGCCCGCCCCCGACCGGGGCCCGCTGCCGGTGCGGCTGCTGCTGCGCGCCCTGTGGCCGGTCCTCCTCCCGCCGTTCGCCCGCTTCCGGGCCTTCGTCACCGTCGGCTACATGCCGCCGGACGCTCGCGAAGCGATCGGTCTGCCGTGGAGCGACGCGCAGGAGCGCAGGCTGCGCCGGTTCAGCCGCGTCGTGCGGACCGTGGTGCCGCTGCTGCCCGAGCGGCTGCGCTATCTGCCACTGGCGCGCGAGGCCAGGACCCGGCACCGGGCGCGGCTCAGGGCCGCACAGGCCGCCGCACACAGCAACTGA
- a CDS encoding glycosyl hydrolase — MPAPHFRSASALIVVSALALAALGLGSAAAPAAAATVPVGSGSYSDVRPAGTSGPTTNTGAPVTPKLTPAAKDKPLPTNDWWSSLAFQRYGDNPHSTPMYGHPLTYQATAAGLEVGYPTTPAVVGEGRQYEYAHKRDLTLGLTGLNSPDTKADDWSDWTVTPYWSDGARTLRTTIGHGLPFVYAKGSGGSARITTAAAPTVFADQGNVLGITVAGHHYALFAPGGSDWNVSGSTVTAGLGAKDYFSLAVLPSTGALATYKKYAYSFVTGSKASWSSTGGTVRATYTLTTEAKEGSETGTLQALYRHQWLNTSDPLTAYTYVSPRGTMKVREGTSFTTSQRASGVLPGLPKSSGVDRARLKGYLDEAANAADPFSGATDTYWTGKALGRLAQLVPVADQIGETAIRDKLLGLMKGRLQDWFTAGGANEFSYDKTWKTLTGYPASYGSDTELNDHHFHYSYYVYAAAIVAQYDQAWAADSAWGGMVKTLVRDAANPSRTDTAFPFLRGFDVYAGHSWASGHQGFAAGNNQESSSESTNLSAGLVLWGSATGDTALRDLGTYLLTTESEAIAQYWFDADQQVYPSSFGHDTAGMVWGSGAAYATWWTANPEEIHGINVLPVTGGSLHLGGEKAAIRRNIAEMERENGGPAVEWRDILWEFQSIADPAVAKAKWDAGHGSYTPEQGESKAHTYHWISTLDTLGAPDATVSGDIPTSAVFTKGTVRTYAAHNHGATARTVTFSDGKKLDVPARSTATGTGPGGGDPDPGPDPEPPTGNAFQLRTGGALTTATGTTAATDTIASAGGANHDGTPHQPLTYVAKGVNGTLKSGTPTAFRLQVDAGTTVGLGQQARVSYDLTGDGTYDRTETYQYFATDPVAGWEEYTQARGLKSATGALGDLKGGTVRLEVWSAIGNGTSKLRTGTGDSVLVIPYQ; from the coding sequence ATGCCGGCTCCCCACTTCAGATCCGCCTCCGCACTGATCGTCGTATCGGCCCTGGCCCTGGCCGCACTCGGCCTCGGTTCCGCCGCCGCTCCGGCGGCGGCCGCCACCGTCCCCGTCGGATCGGGCAGTTACTCCGACGTACGGCCCGCCGGAACATCCGGCCCCACCACCAACACCGGCGCCCCCGTCACCCCCAAGCTCACACCGGCCGCCAAGGACAAACCACTCCCCACCAACGACTGGTGGTCCTCCCTCGCCTTCCAGCGATACGGCGACAACCCGCACTCCACACCCATGTACGGGCACCCGCTCACCTACCAGGCCACCGCCGCCGGCCTCGAAGTCGGCTACCCGACCACCCCCGCCGTCGTCGGCGAGGGCAGGCAGTACGAGTACGCCCACAAGCGCGACCTCACCCTCGGCCTGACCGGCCTCAACTCCCCGGACACCAAGGCCGACGACTGGTCCGACTGGACCGTCACCCCGTACTGGTCCGACGGCGCCCGCACCCTGCGCACCACCATCGGCCACGGCCTGCCCTTCGTGTACGCCAAGGGCTCGGGCGGCAGCGCCCGGATCACCACGGCCGCCGCGCCCACCGTCTTCGCCGACCAGGGCAACGTCCTGGGCATCACCGTCGCGGGCCACCACTACGCCCTCTTCGCGCCCGGCGGCAGCGACTGGAACGTCTCCGGGTCCACCGTCACCGCGGGCCTCGGCGCCAAGGACTACTTCTCGCTCGCCGTACTGCCCTCCACCGGCGCACTCGCGACGTACAAGAAGTACGCGTACAGCTTCGTCACCGGTTCCAAGGCGAGCTGGAGCTCCACCGGCGGCACGGTCAGGGCGACGTACACCCTCACCACCGAGGCCAAGGAGGGCAGCGAAACAGGCACGCTCCAGGCCCTCTACCGCCACCAGTGGCTGAACACCTCCGACCCGCTCACCGCCTACACGTACGTCTCGCCGCGCGGCACCATGAAGGTCCGCGAGGGGACCTCCTTCACCACCAGTCAGCGGGCCTCGGGCGTGCTGCCGGGACTGCCGAAGTCGAGCGGCGTCGACAGGGCACGGCTCAAGGGCTATCTCGACGAGGCCGCGAACGCCGCCGACCCGTTCTCCGGCGCCACCGACACCTACTGGACGGGCAAGGCGCTCGGCCGCCTCGCCCAGCTCGTGCCTGTCGCCGACCAGATCGGTGAGACGGCCATCCGCGACAAGCTTCTCGGCCTGATGAAGGGCCGCCTCCAGGACTGGTTCACGGCGGGCGGGGCGAATGAGTTCTCGTACGACAAGACCTGGAAGACGCTGACCGGCTACCCCGCGTCGTACGGCAGCGACACCGAACTCAACGACCACCACTTCCACTACAGCTACTACGTCTACGCGGCCGCGATCGTCGCCCAGTACGACCAGGCCTGGGCCGCCGACTCCGCATGGGGCGGCATGGTCAAGACACTCGTACGGGACGCCGCCAACCCCAGCCGCACCGACACCGCGTTCCCCTTCCTGCGCGGCTTCGACGTGTACGCCGGACACAGCTGGGCGTCGGGCCACCAGGGCTTCGCGGCCGGCAACAACCAGGAATCGTCGTCTGAGTCCACCAACCTCAGCGCGGGTCTTGTGCTCTGGGGCTCGGCGACCGGGGACACCGCACTGCGCGACCTCGGCACGTACCTCCTGACCACCGAGTCCGAGGCGATCGCCCAGTACTGGTTCGACGCCGATCAGCAGGTCTACCCGTCCTCCTTCGGTCACGACACGGCCGGCATGGTGTGGGGCAGCGGCGCGGCGTACGCCACCTGGTGGACGGCCAACCCCGAGGAGATCCACGGCATCAACGTCCTCCCCGTGACGGGCGGTTCGCTGCACCTGGGCGGCGAGAAGGCCGCCATCCGGCGCAACATCGCCGAGATGGAACGCGAGAACGGCGGCCCGGCCGTCGAATGGCGCGACATCCTCTGGGAGTTCCAGTCGATCGCCGACCCGGCCGTCGCCAAGGCCAAGTGGGATGCGGGCCACGGCTCGTACACCCCCGAGCAGGGCGAGTCCAAGGCGCACACCTACCACTGGATCAGCACGCTCGACACGCTCGGGGCCCCGGACGCTACGGTGAGCGGTGACATCCCGACGTCCGCCGTCTTCACCAAGGGCACGGTACGGACGTACGCCGCCCACAACCACGGCGCCACCGCCCGCACCGTGACCTTCTCGGACGGCAAGAAGCTCGACGTGCCCGCCCGCTCGACCGCGACGGGCACCGGCCCCGGAGGTGGCGACCCGGACCCCGGCCCCGATCCTGAACCGCCCACCGGCAATGCCTTCCAGCTGCGGACCGGCGGCGCCCTCACCACCGCCACAGGAACCACCGCCGCCACCGACACGATCGCCTCAGCGGGCGGCGCCAACCACGACGGCACCCCGCACCAGCCCCTGACATACGTGGCCAAGGGGGTCAACGGCACGCTGAAGTCCGGTACGCCGACGGCCTTCCGCCTCCAGGTCGACGCGGGCACGACGGTCGGCCTCGGGCAGCAGGCCCGGGTCAGTTACGACCTGACGGGCGACGGCACCTACGACCGGACGGAGACCTACCAGTACTTCGCGACCGACCCGGTGGCGGGCTGGGAGGAGTACACCCAGGCCCGCGGCCTCAAGTCGGCGACCGGCGCACTCGGGGACCTCAAGGGCGGCACCGTACGCCTCGAAGTGTGGAGCGCGATCGGCAACGGCACGTCCAAGCTGCGCACCGGCACCGGCGATTCGGTGCTGGTGATCCCCTACCAGTGA
- a CDS encoding LacI family DNA-binding transcriptional regulator: MPEQSAESRPTLETVAARAGVSRATASRVVNGGEGVRQALADRVRQAVEELGYVPNHAARSLVTRRNGAVAVIIAEPEFRIFSDPFFEQQVRGISRELTAFDSQLVLLWAEGPGDYDRISRYLGGGHVDGALAFSLHNDDELPAVIDRVKVPTVFGGRPGWAGAGTGVPYVDCDNRGGARTAVRHLAALGRRHIAHIAGPRDQTSAIDRADGYRDVLFDADPALTAQGDFTVDSGARAMAELLERRPDLDAVFAANDLMATGALRVLQEAGRRVPDEVALVGFDDMVPLSESVTPPLTTVRQDIEGMGRLMVRLLMKVLSEGSREAGARASVIMPTELVRRASA; this comes from the coding sequence TTGCCCGAGCAGTCCGCCGAGTCCCGCCCCACTCTGGAAACCGTCGCGGCCCGCGCCGGTGTCTCCCGGGCCACGGCCTCCCGGGTCGTCAACGGCGGTGAGGGCGTGCGGCAGGCGCTGGCCGACCGGGTGCGGCAGGCGGTCGAGGAGCTGGGATACGTTCCGAACCACGCCGCGCGATCCCTCGTCACGCGGCGCAACGGCGCGGTCGCCGTGATCATCGCCGAGCCCGAGTTCAGGATCTTCTCGGATCCCTTCTTCGAGCAGCAGGTGCGCGGCATCAGCAGAGAACTGACGGCGTTCGACTCCCAGTTGGTGCTGCTGTGGGCCGAGGGGCCCGGCGACTACGACCGCATCTCCCGCTATCTCGGCGGCGGGCACGTCGACGGTGCGCTCGCCTTCTCGCTGCACAACGACGACGAACTGCCCGCCGTCATAGACCGGGTGAAGGTCCCGACCGTCTTCGGCGGCCGCCCCGGCTGGGCCGGAGCCGGTACGGGCGTCCCGTACGTGGACTGCGACAACCGGGGCGGCGCCCGTACCGCCGTACGCCATCTCGCCGCCCTCGGCCGCAGACACATCGCGCACATCGCGGGCCCCCGCGACCAGACCTCCGCGATCGACCGCGCCGACGGCTACCGCGACGTACTGTTCGACGCCGACCCGGCCCTGACCGCGCAGGGCGACTTCACCGTGGACAGCGGTGCCCGTGCCATGGCGGAGCTGCTGGAGCGCAGACCGGACCTGGATGCCGTGTTCGCCGCCAACGACCTGATGGCAACGGGCGCGCTGCGCGTCTTGCAGGAGGCGGGGCGGCGGGTGCCGGACGAGGTCGCGCTCGTCGGGTTCGACGACATGGTGCCGCTCTCCGAGTCCGTGACTCCGCCGCTCACGACGGTGCGTCAGGACATCGAGGGGATGGGGCGGTTGATGGTCAGGCTGCTCATGAAGGTGCTGAGCGAGGGCAGCCGGGAAGCGGGCGCCCGCGCCTCGGTGATCATGCCGACCGAGCTGGTGCGGCGGGCCTCGGCCTGA